In the genome of Agelaius phoeniceus isolate bAgePho1 chromosome 31, bAgePho1.hap1, whole genome shotgun sequence, the window tcaggTTCTTTTCCATCCCAAATGGTTCCAGGATTCCCTGGGCCAGTTTGGATGGGATTTTAGGGATAAATCCTTCCCTGGCTCAGATGATTCCATGGATTCTCCATCCCTGAGAATGTCCAGGGCTGGATTAGAGCCATCTGGGATGGGGGATGTCCCTGCCCGTGAAATGGGACGATTTTGATGTCCctgcaacccaaaccattccaggattttgtCCTGATTTTAATCAGATCCAACAGGTCCCTGAAAccaaaaccattccaggattttgtCCCAATTTTAATCAGATCCAACAGGTCCCtgaaacccaaaccattccaggattttatCCCGATTTTAATCAGATCAAACAGCTCCCtgaaacccaaaccattccaggattttgtCCCAGTTTTAATCAGACCCAACAGGTCCCTgaaacccaaaccactccaggaTTTTGCCCCTTAGTGTTTGGGGCATCCGGAGGGTTGGATTGTGGGACCAACCAGATTTCCCACATtccctgctggaaaaaaaaaagccccaaactcCAAGGAAAAGGCGGCAGCGGGAGCTCCCAACACTCCCGGGAGCTCTTGGACAACTCCAGGTGGCACCGGGAGGTCACCaaggcagggaggggcaggacaAGATGCGGGACAGCGTCCCCAGCCCGGCCACACCCTCCCGTCCCCTCCGGCCACCGCGTGAGCTCCTGCTCATTTTCCTGATGATGGGGCTCAGCCACGGCTTTACCCAGCCtggatttttaataaataaatatcttatatttaataaatacttaatatttaattattatttgatATTGAACAAATATTtgttattaaataaatatttaatattaaacaAATATTTAGTATTAAATGTttccattaaatattttttctgttaaataaaTATGTCtatgaaatatatatttcacATTAAATAAAGATGTCatgttaaataaatataataatattaaaaatttataatgttaatttaaaataataataatattattatataaatatttctttaattaaatttaaaaaaacaccaaaaggCAGAAACCCAAGATTTTAATCCGAGGTCAGGCAACAACGTTTATTtaagtttatatatatatatatatatgcaaaaTATTCATATATTTCTGTAAATAAAGTTTGTTTTCCGTGCACATCTTCAGCATAAGGAATTTAATTACCTTTTTAATGAAGCATTTATAAAATAACCTTGcaataaatttaattatttcGAAGAGGTTTCATTTCAAGTTGTGGTTTTTATCTTAACCAAAGAATAAAAACTTCAGGAGGGACATTTTGTGGAATTGCTGTTGGGGGACTCAGCGGGAGTCatggggttaaaaaaaaatgggaatcgTGGCCACATTCCCAGGGATTGTCCTCGTCACACGCCCTGGGGGTCACCAGGGCCACTTGGGGGCCGAGCAGTATTTCTTGGAGTGGCTGGAGATCTTCACTCCACCGGACTGCTGGGGGACACACTTGGTGGCACTCTGCTGGGGGACACAAACTGTCCCATGTTGCTGGGGGACACATTTGGTGGCACTTTGCTGGGGGACACATTTGGTGGCACTTTGCTGAGGGACACATTTGGTCACACACTGCTGGGGGGCAACAATTGTCCCATATTGCTGGGGGACACACTTGGTGGCACTCTGTTGAGTGACACTCTTGCTCACACACTGCTGGGGGACACATTTGGTGGCACTTTGCTGGGGGACACACTTGGTCACACACTGCTGGGGGACACCAATTGTCCCGTATTGCTGGGGGACACACTTGGTGGCACTTTGCTGGGGGACACACTTGGTTACGCTCTGCTGAGGGACACAAACTGTGCCACACTGCTGAGGGACACACTTGACACTTTGCTGGGGGACACACTTGGTGGCACTTTGCCGGGGGACACAGACTGTCCCATACTTCTGGGTGACACCTTTGGTGGCGCTTTGCTGGGGGACACACTTGGCCATGCCTTGCTGGGGGACACATTTGGTCACGCTCTGCTGGGGGACACACTTGGTGGCGCTCTGTTGAGTGGCACTCTTGGTCACACATTGCTGGGGGACACCGATTGTCCCGTATTGCTGGGGGACACACTTGGTGGCACTTTGCTGGGGGACACACTTGGTGGCACTCTGCTGGGGGACACAGATTGTCCCATAGTGCTGGGGGACACACTTGGTGGCACTTTGCTGGGGGACACATTTAGTGGCACTTTGCTGGGGGACGCAGATTGTCCCATAGTGCTGGGGGACACATTTGGTGGCACTTTGCTGTGGGACACAAattgtcccactctgctgctgctgctgtgggacacAAATGCTGGCCCCGCCGGTGTCACACTGCTGCGGGACACACTTGGTGACACACCGGCCGTGCCACTGCTGGGGGACACCGGCGGTGACACTCTGCCACTGCTGGGGGACGGGCGCTGTCACCCACCGGTAGGACACGCCCCGGGCCGCGCGCTGCTGGGGGACACAGGTGGTGACACACGTGGGGAcgccctgctggggacagacGCTGGTCACACACTGCTGGGGGACGCACCTGGTGGCACTCTGCCGCGGCAGGACGCCCTTGGCGGCAAACGGCGGCCGCGGCACGCAGGtggtgacacacctggggacaatctgctgctgctgggggacgCACTGGGGCGGTGGCACCCGCAGCTGCTGCGGCACGCACTGGGTGACGCCGGTgccgcccgcgccgcccgccAGGTGCTGCTGCGGCACGCAGGtggtgacacacctggggacagtctgctgctgctgggggacgggcaggcagtgctggggcaccCGCAGCTGCTGTGGCACGCACTGGGTCACCCCCGCCTGGTGTGGCACGCACTGGGTCACCCCCGCCTGGTGTGGCACGCAGCGGGTGACACCCAGGCCGCCGGTCGCGCGCTGCTGAGGTGGCGCACACGCTGTCACCCGCCTGGGGACaatctgctgctgcaggaggcgCTGGGGCACGCAGGGGGATGGCACGGCCTGGGTGACGCTCTGCTGGTGGCACACGCTGGAGGACGCGGcccgctgcaggggcacagcctggcccgGCACAGCCTGGGGGACGCAGGTGGTGGAGTGCCACCGCTGAGGCGGGAAGGGGACGCCAGGAGACAGCGCCACGGGGTCCTGGTGGAGCGGAGGGAGGTGCTGGTGCAGGTGGCAGGACATCCTGGGGACACGTGGCAGGACTGGAAGGACACGGATGGGGTTGGAGTCAGGTGAGGTTTGagg includes:
- the LOC129132106 gene encoding uncharacterized protein LOC129132106 yields the protein MEPLIVRDESAAPTHSARATGPAGPGGSSGGPIKAPAEPGRSGRLWKLFPPPGAVGMSCHLHQHLPPLHQDPVALSPGVPFPPQRWHSTTCVPQAVPGQAVPLQRAASSSVCHQQSVTQAVPSPCVPQRLLQQQIVPRRVTACAPPQQRATGGLGVTRCVPHQAGVTQCVPHQAGVTQCVPQQLRVPQHCLPVPQQQQTVPRCVTTCVPQQHLAGGAGGTGVTQCVPQQLRVPPPQCVPQQQQIVPRCVTTCVPRPPFAAKGVLPRQSATRCVPQQCVTSVCPQQGVPTCVTTCVPQQRAARGVSYRWVTAPVPQQWQSVTAGVPQQWHGRCVTKCVPQQCDTGGASICVPQQQQQSGTICVPQQSATKCVPQHYGTICVPQQSATKCVPQQSATKCVPQHYGTICVPQQSATKCVPQQSATKCVPQQYGTIGVPQQCVTKSATQQSATKCVPQQSVTKCVPQQGMAKCVPQQSATKGVTQKYGTVCVPRQSATKCVPQQSVKCVPQQCGTVCVPQQSVTKCVPQQSATKCVPQQYGTIGVPQQCVTKCVPQQSATKCVPQQCVSKSVTQQSATKCVPQQYGTIVAPQQCVTKCVPQQSATKCVPQQSATKCVPQQHGTVCVPQQSATKCVPQQSGGVKISSHSKKYCSAPKWPW